Proteins co-encoded in one Papaver somniferum cultivar HN1 chromosome 5, ASM357369v1, whole genome shotgun sequence genomic window:
- the LOC113277938 gene encoding LOB domain-containing protein 16-like, translating to MATGNGGGSGSPCGACKFLRRKCASDCVFAPYFCSEQGPARFAAIHKVFGASNVSKLLLHVPVPDRCEAVVTIAYEAQARVRDPVYGCVAHIFALQQQVACLQAQLMQAKSQLVNKVAADTRSSLENHNWMENVAAAAAVTSQHMSYPATYMRSSVSPQSSLESVDNSNCSNNIDISSMQGMHYTSSDRDSGYNTNDHLHSYQPYNKKRMISNNELGELQALALRMMRNDF from the exons ATGGCTACTGGGAACGGTGGTGGTTCTGGTTCACCTTGTGGTGCTTGTAaatttttgagaagaaagtgtGCGTCAGATTGCGTGTTTGCACCGTATTTTTGTTCTGAACAAGGTCCGGCTCGGTTTGCGGCGATTCATAAGGTTTTTGGTGCTAGTAATGTTTCCAAGTTGTTATTACATGTACCTGTTCCTGATCGGTGTGAAGCTGTTGTTACAATTGCTTATGAAGCTCAAGCAAGAGTTAGAGATCCTGTCTATGGCTGTGTTGCTCATATTTTTGCACTTCAGCAACAG GTGGCATGTTTACAAGCTCAACTTATGCAAGCGAAATCACAATTGGTGAACAAAGTTGCCGCTGACACACGGTCGTCACTAGAGAATCATAATTGGATGGAAaacgttgctgctgctgcagctgtAACATCTCAACATATGAGCTACCCAGCTACGTATATGCGGTCTTCGGTTTCTCCTCAGAGTTCACTGGAATCAGTTGACAATAGTAACTGCAGTAATAATATTGATATATCATCAATGCAAGGAATGCATTATACAAGCAGCGACAGGGATAGTGGTTATAATACGAATGACCACCTTCATTCGTATCAACCTTAtaacaagaagagaatgatttCTAATAATGAGTTGGGTGAACTTCAAGCTTTAGCTCTTAGGATGATGAGGAATGAtttctaa
- the LOC113279817 gene encoding E3 ubiquitin ligase PARAQUAT TOLERANCE 3-like, giving the protein MSIYYKFKSGKEFHSIPTLSPFMSVLEIKDLIFQSKKFGHGKDFDVILTNPSTNEDYIDDSTLIPRNSSVIVRRIPGLPGKSIVVKSKQQEEKDKEDEKIKEICQQTISYVNANNGTAAVSSAHQRGFSNGYLGGRPTMGQRIPPEGYTCHRCKVPGHYIQHCPTNGDPEYDVKKRRPPTGIPKSMLAETADGSYALPGGSVAVLKPNEVAFEKLVQGIPTISRRVIDIPPELHCPMCKDVMRFAVLISKCCFQSFCDGCIRGNIISKSMCVCGARGILVDDLIPNKTIRDTIDRYIESGNTSSGNTKSSITAEDVGTARSSKPRIPAPSLSCTSKTEKIPSCLRKEISDGNENGQSAPSLDLYEDEAESTSSMVQTNAALGQEEVQQQVPTYENFTVDGKPLSPGDLFWGTSQAFGANNCMMPFGNSAYNIPYWNCMQLGMDAFMVPYNGYMGYAAGPYEGMFTQNQSPFGRGPGGYALPCAASQTKKRSRVTPCHGNDWGEDDEERNYKKKQSWQTSSVSCHAK; this is encoded by the coding sequence ATGTCTATCTACTATAAGTTCAAGAGTGGGAAAGAATTTCATTCGATCCCCACTCTTAGCCCTTTCATGTCTGTTCTTGAGATTAAAGATTTAATTTTTCAATCCAAAAAATTTGGTCATGGAAAAGATTTCGATGTgattctcacaaacccatcaaCTAACGAGGATTACATAGATGATTCAACCCTTATTCCTAGAAATAGTTCTGTCATTGTTCGGAGAATTCCTGGATTGCCTGGAAAATCAATAGTCGTCAAATCAAAACAGCAGGAGGAGAAAGACAAAGAGGATGAGAAAATCAaagagatatgtcaacaaacaatTAGTTATGTGAATGCAAACAACGGAACTGCTGCAGTAAGCTCTGCACATCAAAGGGGTTTCAGCAATGGTTatttgggtggaaggccaacaatGGGGCAAAGGATACCTCCAGAGGGTTACACTTGTCATAGATGCAAAGTTCCCGGGCACTATATTCAGCATTGTCCTACTAATGGTGATCCTGAATATGATGTTAAAAAGCGGAGGCCACCTACTGGTATTCCCAAATCAATGTTGGCAGAGACTGCTGATGGTTCATATGCACTGCCTGGAGGTTCTGTTGCTGTTCTGAAGCCTAATGAggtggcttttgagaagcttGTTCAAGGCATACCAACTATTAGTAGGCGGGTTATCGATATTCCACCAGAACTTCACTGCCCAATGTGTAAAGATGTGATGAGATTTGCTGTGCTTATAAGCAAGTGCTGTTTTCAGAGTTTCTGTGATGGATGTATTAGAGGCAACATTATTTCAAAATCCATGTGTGTGTGTGGAGCTAGAGGAATACTTGTGGATGACCTCATTCCTAACAAAACAATTAGGGACACCATTGACAGATATATCGAGTCAGGTAACACTAGTTCAGGGAATACAAAAAGTTCAATTACTGCTGAAGATGTAGGAACTGCTCGTTCTTCAAAGCCAAGAATCCCAGCACCCAGTCTCTCCTGCACTTCAAAGACCGAAAAAATTCCATCATGTCTTAGAAAGGAAATTTCAGATGGCAATGAAAATGGCCAGTCTGCACCAAGTCTTGATTTATATGAAGATGAAGCCGAGTCAACGAGTAGTATGGTACAAACTAATGCTGCATTGGGGCAAGAGGAAGTGCAACAGCAGGTCCCTACTTATGAGAACTTCACTGTTGATGGCAAGCCGCTTTCACCTGGAGACCTATTTTGGGGAACCTCTCAAGCTTTTGGAGCTAATAACTGTATGATGCCTTTTGGCAATTCAGCCTATAACATCCCATATTGGAATTGTATGCAGCTGGGAATGGATGCGTTTATGGTTCCCTATAATGGTTACATGGGTTATGCAGCTGGTCCTTATGAAGGAATGTTCACTCAAAATCAAAGCCCCTTTGGTCGTGGTCCAGGAGGGTATGCATTGCCATGTGCTGCATCTCAGACAAAAAAGAGGAGCAGAGTTACACCATGTCATGGGAATGATTGGGGTGAGGACGacgaggagaggaattataagaagaaACAATCATGGCAGACGTCTTCCGTTTCATGTCACGCAAAGTAG
- the LOC113283094 gene encoding poly [ADP-ribose] polymerase 1-like isoform X1 codes for MSTPPQKPWKAEYAKSGRSSCKACKSPIAKEILRLGKMVQATQFDGFMPMWNHASCILKKANQIKSPDDVEGLDSLRWQDQQKIRKYVEGVGSSSSSPTATTNECGVEVSPSGRAACRRCSEKIPKGEVRISTKAEGPGARGVQWHHATCFLKSSPSTQVDKLTGWDKLSVSEQQNLRALNQKGASTVKQERQKNEEHAEQSAKVGTKRKMVAAGDQVLKIPKPEEGVSSSRGASEKHGSKAVQPASDLETTLEAQSKEIWAIKDDLKKHVATSELREMLEANEQDSAGSEFDLRDRCADGMLFGALTKCPVCSGPLHYSGGNYRCHGYVSAWSKCSYSTTSPERVKEKWRIPEETSNEYLRQWFKSQKARKPIRVLPPPSSNKASGNQAVNVLSQTSKVETLEGLKVSFAGFPKKSVKTVQEEWKRKIEGSGVLIHPKVKRDTDCLVVSGEADGEDPEIKKARRMKVSVVRASYIEECMKRQKRLPFDQYKVEAVGKASKSIVTVKVKGRSAVHEASGLQDTGHILEDGRSIYNTTLNMSDLSTGVNSYYILQVIQDDKGSDCHVFRKWGRVGNDRIGGTKLEEMSKSDAIIEFKRLFLEKTGNTWESWEQKDNFQKQPGRFFPLDIDYGVNKQLKEKKSFNEIKSHLAPPLVELMKMLFNVETYRNAMMEFEINMSEMPLGKLSKSNIQKGFEALTEIQNLLNGNSDSSMKESLLVDASNRFFTVIPSIHPHVIRGEDDFKLKVKMLEALQDIEIASKLVGFNGDDDDETLDDKYKKLHCNIKPLPHDSDDYKLVEKYLHTTHAPTHMDWGLELEDVFAVERAGEVDKFAPYRQKLNYRMLLWHGSRLTNFVGILSQGLRIAPPEAPATGYMFGKGVYFADLVSKSAQYCFTDKKNPVGLMLLSEVALGEVHELKKASYMDKPPRGKHSTKGLGKMVPKESEYVKWRDDVVVPCGKPVASNVRASELMYNEYIVYNTAQVKMQFLLKVRFKHKR; via the exons ATGTCGACGCCACCGCAGAAGCCATGGAAAGCTGAATATGCGAAGTCAGGGAGATCATCATGCAAAGCCTGTAAGAGTCCCATTGCCAAAGAAATACTTAGATTAGGGAAAATGGTACAAGCTACACAGTTTGATGGTTTCATGCCT ATGTGGAACCACGCTAGTTGCATACTCAAGAAAGCAAACCAGATCAAATC TCCCGATGATGTTGAAGGGTTAGACTCGCTTCGATGGCAAGATCAGCAGAAGATAAGGAAATACGTAGAAGGTGTTGGATCTTCTTCGAGTTCGCCAACTGCCACTACTAATGAATGTGGTGTGGAAGTATCACCGTCTGGACGTGCTGCATGTAGGCGCTGCAGTGAGAAAATTCCGAAGGGAGAG GTGCGCATATCAACTAAGGCTGAGGGGCCAGGTGCAAGGGGTGTGCAATGGCACCATGCCACTTGTTTCTTGAAATCATCTCCTTCCACCCAAGTGGATAAGCTTACAGGGTGGGATAAGCTTTCAGTTTCCGAACAACAAAATTTACGTGCACTGAATCAAAAGGGGGCTTCCACTGTTAAACAAG AGAGGCAGAAGAATGAAGAGCATGCTGAACAATCTGCAAAGGTTGGGACAAAACGTAAAATGGTTGCTGCTGGTGACCAAGTCCTCAAAATTCCTAAACCCGAAGAAGGTGTCTCCTCTAGCAGGGGAGCTAGTGAAAAACATGGAAGTAAAGCTGTACAGCCAGCTTCTGATCTGGAAACCACGCTAGAAGCTCAATCGAAAGAAATATGGGCCATTAAGGATGATCTCAAAAAGCATGTGGCAACATCGGAGCTGCGAGAAATGCTTGAGGCAAATGAGCAAGATTCAGCTGGATCTGAATTTGATTTGCGTGATCGCTG TGCTGACGGGATGCTGTTCGGTGCACTGACTAAATGCCCTGTTTGCTCCGGTCCTCTGCATTATTCTGGAGGTAATTATCGTTGCCATGGCTATGTGTCAGCATGGAGCAAGTGCTCATATTCAACTACTTCCCCTGAGCGTGTCAAGGAGAAATGGAGAATTCCTGAAGAAACAAGTAATGAATATCTTCGCCAG TGGTTCAAGTCTCAAAAAGCAAGGAAACCTATTCGGGTTCTACCTCCCCCATCTTCTAACAAAGCTTCGGGAAATCAAGCTGTGAATGTCCTGTCTCAGACATCAAAAGTTGAAACGTTGGAAGGTCTCAAAGTTTCGTTTGCTGGATTCCCAAAAAAATCCGTG AAAACTGTGCAGGAGGAATGGAAGCGAAAAATTGAGGGTAGTGGTGTGCTGATACATCCAAAGGTTAAGAGAG ATACTGATTGCCTAGTTGTGAGTGGTGAGGCAGATGGTGAAGATCCCGAGATTAAAAAAGCAAG GAGAATGAAAGTTTCTGTTGTGAGAGCAAGTTACATTGAAGAGTGTATGAAAAGGCAGAAGAGGCTTCCATTTGATCAATATAAAGTTGAAGCTGTTGGCAAGGCTTCCAAAAGTATTGTCACTGTGAAAGTCAAGGGAAGAAGTGCGGTGCATGAAGCATCTGGTCTGCAAGATACAGGCCACATTCTTGAGGATGGGAGAAGTATCTATAATACGACCTTAAACATGTCCGACTTATCAACTGGAGTTAACAG TTATTATATTCTTCAAGTAATCCAAGATGATAAAGGGTCCGACTGTCACGTGTTCCGCAAGTGGGGACGTGTCGGAAATGATAGGATTGGTGGAACCAAACTGGAAGAGATGTCAAAATCTGATGCAATTATAGAATTCAAGCGTTTATTCCTGGAGAAGACAGGAAATACCTGGGAATCATGGGAACAGAAGGATAATTTTCAGAAGCAACCTGGAAGATTCTTCCCACTAGATATT GACTATGGAGTCAACAAacaattgaaagaaaagaaaagtttcaACGAGATAAAGAGCCACCTTGCTCCTCCTCTAGTTGAACTAATGAAGATGCTCTTTAACGTAGAAACATACAG GAATGCCATGATGGAATTTGAGATAAATATGTCAGAAATGCCTCTGGGAAAGCTGAGCAAAAGTAACATTCAAAAGG GTTTTGAGGCATTAACAGAGATCCAGAATCTGTTGAATGGCAACAGTGACTCTTCTATGAAAGAGAGTTTGCTTGTAGATGCCAGCAACCGTTTTTTCACTGTGATTCCTTCAATCCATCCCCATGTCATCAGAGGCGAAGATGATTTTAAGTTGAAG GTGAAAATGTTAGAAGCTCTTCAGGACATTGAAATAGCTTCGAAGCTGGTTGGTTTCAATGGTGACGACGACGACGAGACCTTAGATGATAAGTATAAGAAGCTCCACTGTAACATTAAACCACTGCCTCATGACAGTGATGATTATAAGCTGGTCGAGAAGTATCTCCATACAACTCATGCCCCCACACACATG GATTGGGGTCTCGAGCTGGAAGATGTTTTTGCAGTTGAACGAGCAGGGGAGGTTGATAAGTTTGCTCCATACAGACAGAAACTAAACTATCGGATGCTTCTTTGGCATG GTTCACGTTTGACAAACTTTGTGGGTATTCTCAGTCAAGGATTAAGAATAGCTCCTCCAGAAGCTCCAGCAACTGGTTATATG TTTGGAAAAGGAGTTTACTTCGCTGATCTGGTGAGTAAGAGTGCTCAGTATTGCTTCACTGACAAAAAGAATCCAGTGGGTTTAATGCTTTTGAGTGAAGTCGCCCTGGGAGAGGTGCATGAGCTCAAGAAAGCCTCG TATATGGATAAACCTCCCCGAGGGAAACACTCAACGAAAGGGCTGGGGAAGATGGTACCAAAGGAATCAGAGTACGTGAAATGGAGGGATGACGTGGTTGTTCCTTGTGGGAAACCAGTTGCATCAAATGTTAGGGCCTCTGAGCTGATGTACAACGAATATATCGTTTATAATACTGCCCAG GTTAAAATGCAGTTCTTGCTCAAGGTAAGGTTTAAGCACAAAAGGTGA
- the LOC113283094 gene encoding poly [ADP-ribose] polymerase 1-like isoform X2, which yields MSTPPQKPWKAEYAKSGRSSCKACKSPIAKEILRLGKMVQATQFDGFMPMWNHASCILKKANQIKSPDDVEGLDSLRWQDQQKIRKYVEGVGSSSSSPTATTNECGVEVSPSGRAACRRCSEKIPKGEVRISTKAEGPGARGVQWHHATCFLKSSPSTQVDKLTGWDKLSVSEQQNLRALNQKGASTVKQERQKNEEHAEQSAKVGTKRKMVAAGDQVLKIPKPEEGVSSSRGASEKHGSKAVQPASDLETTLEAQSKEIWAIKDDLKKHVATSELREMLEANEQDSAGSEFDLRDRCADGMLFGALTKCPVCSGPLHYSGGNYRCHGYVSAWSKCSYSTTSPERVKEKWRIPEETSNEYLRQWFKSQKARKPIRVLPPPSSNKASGNQAVNVLSQTSKVETLEGLKVSFAGFPKKSVEEWKRKIEGSGVLIHPKVKRDTDCLVVSGEADGEDPEIKKARRMKVSVVRASYIEECMKRQKRLPFDQYKVEAVGKASKSIVTVKVKGRSAVHEASGLQDTGHILEDGRSIYNTTLNMSDLSTGVNSYYILQVIQDDKGSDCHVFRKWGRVGNDRIGGTKLEEMSKSDAIIEFKRLFLEKTGNTWESWEQKDNFQKQPGRFFPLDIDYGVNKQLKEKKSFNEIKSHLAPPLVELMKMLFNVETYRNAMMEFEINMSEMPLGKLSKSNIQKGFEALTEIQNLLNGNSDSSMKESLLVDASNRFFTVIPSIHPHVIRGEDDFKLKVKMLEALQDIEIASKLVGFNGDDDDETLDDKYKKLHCNIKPLPHDSDDYKLVEKYLHTTHAPTHMDWGLELEDVFAVERAGEVDKFAPYRQKLNYRMLLWHGSRLTNFVGILSQGLRIAPPEAPATGYMFGKGVYFADLVSKSAQYCFTDKKNPVGLMLLSEVALGEVHELKKASYMDKPPRGKHSTKGLGKMVPKESEYVKWRDDVVVPCGKPVASNVRASELMYNEYIVYNTAQVKMQFLLKVRFKHKR from the exons ATGTCGACGCCACCGCAGAAGCCATGGAAAGCTGAATATGCGAAGTCAGGGAGATCATCATGCAAAGCCTGTAAGAGTCCCATTGCCAAAGAAATACTTAGATTAGGGAAAATGGTACAAGCTACACAGTTTGATGGTTTCATGCCT ATGTGGAACCACGCTAGTTGCATACTCAAGAAAGCAAACCAGATCAAATC TCCCGATGATGTTGAAGGGTTAGACTCGCTTCGATGGCAAGATCAGCAGAAGATAAGGAAATACGTAGAAGGTGTTGGATCTTCTTCGAGTTCGCCAACTGCCACTACTAATGAATGTGGTGTGGAAGTATCACCGTCTGGACGTGCTGCATGTAGGCGCTGCAGTGAGAAAATTCCGAAGGGAGAG GTGCGCATATCAACTAAGGCTGAGGGGCCAGGTGCAAGGGGTGTGCAATGGCACCATGCCACTTGTTTCTTGAAATCATCTCCTTCCACCCAAGTGGATAAGCTTACAGGGTGGGATAAGCTTTCAGTTTCCGAACAACAAAATTTACGTGCACTGAATCAAAAGGGGGCTTCCACTGTTAAACAAG AGAGGCAGAAGAATGAAGAGCATGCTGAACAATCTGCAAAGGTTGGGACAAAACGTAAAATGGTTGCTGCTGGTGACCAAGTCCTCAAAATTCCTAAACCCGAAGAAGGTGTCTCCTCTAGCAGGGGAGCTAGTGAAAAACATGGAAGTAAAGCTGTACAGCCAGCTTCTGATCTGGAAACCACGCTAGAAGCTCAATCGAAAGAAATATGGGCCATTAAGGATGATCTCAAAAAGCATGTGGCAACATCGGAGCTGCGAGAAATGCTTGAGGCAAATGAGCAAGATTCAGCTGGATCTGAATTTGATTTGCGTGATCGCTG TGCTGACGGGATGCTGTTCGGTGCACTGACTAAATGCCCTGTTTGCTCCGGTCCTCTGCATTATTCTGGAGGTAATTATCGTTGCCATGGCTATGTGTCAGCATGGAGCAAGTGCTCATATTCAACTACTTCCCCTGAGCGTGTCAAGGAGAAATGGAGAATTCCTGAAGAAACAAGTAATGAATATCTTCGCCAG TGGTTCAAGTCTCAAAAAGCAAGGAAACCTATTCGGGTTCTACCTCCCCCATCTTCTAACAAAGCTTCGGGAAATCAAGCTGTGAATGTCCTGTCTCAGACATCAAAAGTTGAAACGTTGGAAGGTCTCAAAGTTTCGTTTGCTGGATTCCCAAAAAAATCCGTG GAGGAATGGAAGCGAAAAATTGAGGGTAGTGGTGTGCTGATACATCCAAAGGTTAAGAGAG ATACTGATTGCCTAGTTGTGAGTGGTGAGGCAGATGGTGAAGATCCCGAGATTAAAAAAGCAAG GAGAATGAAAGTTTCTGTTGTGAGAGCAAGTTACATTGAAGAGTGTATGAAAAGGCAGAAGAGGCTTCCATTTGATCAATATAAAGTTGAAGCTGTTGGCAAGGCTTCCAAAAGTATTGTCACTGTGAAAGTCAAGGGAAGAAGTGCGGTGCATGAAGCATCTGGTCTGCAAGATACAGGCCACATTCTTGAGGATGGGAGAAGTATCTATAATACGACCTTAAACATGTCCGACTTATCAACTGGAGTTAACAG TTATTATATTCTTCAAGTAATCCAAGATGATAAAGGGTCCGACTGTCACGTGTTCCGCAAGTGGGGACGTGTCGGAAATGATAGGATTGGTGGAACCAAACTGGAAGAGATGTCAAAATCTGATGCAATTATAGAATTCAAGCGTTTATTCCTGGAGAAGACAGGAAATACCTGGGAATCATGGGAACAGAAGGATAATTTTCAGAAGCAACCTGGAAGATTCTTCCCACTAGATATT GACTATGGAGTCAACAAacaattgaaagaaaagaaaagtttcaACGAGATAAAGAGCCACCTTGCTCCTCCTCTAGTTGAACTAATGAAGATGCTCTTTAACGTAGAAACATACAG GAATGCCATGATGGAATTTGAGATAAATATGTCAGAAATGCCTCTGGGAAAGCTGAGCAAAAGTAACATTCAAAAGG GTTTTGAGGCATTAACAGAGATCCAGAATCTGTTGAATGGCAACAGTGACTCTTCTATGAAAGAGAGTTTGCTTGTAGATGCCAGCAACCGTTTTTTCACTGTGATTCCTTCAATCCATCCCCATGTCATCAGAGGCGAAGATGATTTTAAGTTGAAG GTGAAAATGTTAGAAGCTCTTCAGGACATTGAAATAGCTTCGAAGCTGGTTGGTTTCAATGGTGACGACGACGACGAGACCTTAGATGATAAGTATAAGAAGCTCCACTGTAACATTAAACCACTGCCTCATGACAGTGATGATTATAAGCTGGTCGAGAAGTATCTCCATACAACTCATGCCCCCACACACATG GATTGGGGTCTCGAGCTGGAAGATGTTTTTGCAGTTGAACGAGCAGGGGAGGTTGATAAGTTTGCTCCATACAGACAGAAACTAAACTATCGGATGCTTCTTTGGCATG GTTCACGTTTGACAAACTTTGTGGGTATTCTCAGTCAAGGATTAAGAATAGCTCCTCCAGAAGCTCCAGCAACTGGTTATATG TTTGGAAAAGGAGTTTACTTCGCTGATCTGGTGAGTAAGAGTGCTCAGTATTGCTTCACTGACAAAAAGAATCCAGTGGGTTTAATGCTTTTGAGTGAAGTCGCCCTGGGAGAGGTGCATGAGCTCAAGAAAGCCTCG TATATGGATAAACCTCCCCGAGGGAAACACTCAACGAAAGGGCTGGGGAAGATGGTACCAAAGGAATCAGAGTACGTGAAATGGAGGGATGACGTGGTTGTTCCTTGTGGGAAACCAGTTGCATCAAATGTTAGGGCCTCTGAGCTGATGTACAACGAATATATCGTTTATAATACTGCCCAG GTTAAAATGCAGTTCTTGCTCAAGGTAAGGTTTAAGCACAAAAGGTGA